In Asanoa sp. WMMD1127, one genomic interval encodes:
- a CDS encoding MFS transporter, whose product MTRQGPFAGHYPAVAAMVVLALIPYLVLSAALEPVMPVLQQQLGMSTEEINLATGLANAGYALGTVLSVQLAQHLPQRRMLIVYAVVLVIGSVLAAAAVGPVTFIAGHVLQGLCTSLLLIAAVPPLVTGFPPAKVRYTAVVLNLSIFGAVALGPLIGGIQADANGWRPMFWVIAAIAMVALLLVLATYRYAPPADPTSTKAPTAVLMAAAGCIAAFYGAAQLLTHQDLNAATLAPLIAGVALILVLLVQQYRARRPLLVLRPLTTTLPVAGIIAAMSAAAASVSAITLTGILLTDRYSPLKLGLIYLPEFGGAVLTAILFAVLFASRGLHFFALGGLLSLTAGIALIATSLPPSTIVALVGTALIGLGVGASVAPSLFIAGFSLRNTNLQRVFAIIELLRAVAAFMIAPILVYIALTVGATQQAGIRTALWIALGIAGAGTLAAISLYLTGGVRRPPTPSLAKWFGGEDAWYSPPLLAAFRRNVGKEAPEHVGV is encoded by the coding sequence ATGACGAGGCAAGGTCCGTTCGCTGGGCACTATCCCGCCGTGGCGGCGATGGTCGTGCTGGCACTGATTCCCTACCTCGTGCTCTCGGCCGCGCTGGAACCGGTCATGCCGGTCCTCCAGCAACAGCTCGGCATGAGCACGGAGGAGATCAACCTGGCGACCGGCCTGGCCAACGCCGGCTACGCGCTGGGCACCGTCCTGTCCGTGCAACTGGCGCAGCACCTGCCACAGCGGCGGATGCTGATCGTCTACGCCGTCGTGCTGGTCATCGGCTCCGTGCTGGCGGCCGCCGCGGTCGGGCCCGTCACCTTCATCGCCGGCCACGTGCTGCAGGGCCTGTGCACCAGCCTCCTGCTGATCGCGGCCGTGCCCCCGCTGGTCACCGGATTCCCACCGGCCAAGGTGCGTTACACCGCGGTCGTGCTGAACCTGTCCATCTTCGGCGCGGTCGCGCTCGGCCCGCTGATCGGCGGCATCCAGGCCGACGCCAACGGCTGGCGCCCGATGTTCTGGGTGATCGCCGCGATCGCCATGGTGGCGCTGCTCCTCGTGCTGGCCACCTACCGCTACGCGCCGCCCGCCGACCCCACGTCGACCAAGGCGCCCACCGCCGTGCTGATGGCCGCGGCGGGCTGCATCGCCGCGTTCTACGGCGCGGCGCAGCTGCTGACCCACCAGGACCTCAACGCCGCGACCCTGGCCCCGCTGATCGCCGGCGTGGCGCTGATCCTCGTCCTGCTGGTCCAGCAATATCGCGCGCGGCGCCCGTTGCTGGTGTTGCGGCCGCTGACCACCACGCTGCCGGTCGCCGGCATCATCGCGGCCATGTCGGCCGCCGCCGCGTCGGTCTCCGCGATCACGCTGACCGGCATCCTGCTCACCGACCGCTATTCGCCGCTCAAGCTCGGCCTGATCTACCTGCCCGAGTTCGGCGGGGCGGTGCTCACCGCGATCCTGTTCGCCGTGCTGTTCGCCTCCCGCGGGCTGCACTTCTTCGCTCTCGGCGGCCTGCTCAGCCTCACCGCGGGCATCGCGCTGATCGCCACGAGCCTGCCACCGTCGACGATCGTGGCCCTCGTCGGCACGGCGCTGATCGGCCTCGGCGTCGGCGCGTCCGTGGCGCCGTCACTGTTCATCGCGGGCTTCTCGTTACGCAACACCAACCTGCAACGGGTCTTCGCCATCATCGAACTGCTCCGCGCGGTGGCCGCCTTCATGATCGCGCCGATCCTGGTCTACATCGCGCTGACGGTCGGGGCGACTCAGCAGGCGGGCATCCGGACCGCACTGTGGATCGCGCTCGGCATCGCCGGCGCCGGAACGCTGGCGGCGATCTCGCTCTACCTCACCGGCGGCGTCCGCCGCCCACCCACCCCGTCGCTGGCGAAGTGGTTCGGCGGCGAGGACGCCTGGTACTCGCCACCCCTGCTGGCCGCCTTCCGCCGCAACGTCGGAAAGGAAGCGCCCGAACACGTCGGCGTGTGA
- the rpsD gene encoding 30S ribosomal protein S4, which translates to MNQSRPKARLSRALGIPLTPKCVKYFERRPYPPGVHGRARRKETDYKVRLLEKQRLRHQYNVSEVQLRRAFAEAHRSSGKTGERLLVTLECRLDALVLRAGFARTIYQARQAVAHGHIAVDGRKVDRPSYRVQPYQTIEVRERSRAKTPFQVAAAGAHVGARTAPYLSTSIEDLRTTLVRLPERTEIPVLCDEQLVVEFYSR; encoded by the coding sequence GTGAACCAGTCGCGGCCGAAGGCGAGACTCTCGCGGGCCCTCGGCATTCCGCTGACGCCGAAGTGCGTCAAGTACTTCGAGCGCCGGCCCTACCCGCCGGGCGTGCACGGCCGCGCGCGCCGCAAGGAGACCGACTACAAGGTGCGGCTGCTGGAGAAGCAGCGGCTGCGCCATCAGTACAACGTGAGCGAGGTCCAGCTCCGCCGCGCGTTCGCCGAGGCGCACCGCAGCAGCGGCAAGACCGGTGAGCGCCTGCTGGTCACGCTGGAGTGCCGGCTCGACGCGCTGGTGCTGCGGGCCGGTTTCGCGCGCACCATCTACCAGGCCCGCCAGGCCGTGGCGCACGGGCACATCGCCGTCGACGGACGCAAGGTCGACCGGCCGTCCTACCGGGTGCAGCCGTACCAGACGATCGAGGTGCGCGAGAGGAGCAGGGCCAAGACGCCGTTCCAGGTGGCCGCGGCCGGCGCCCACGTCGGCGCCCGCACCGCGCCCTACCTGTCGACCTCGATCGAGGACCTGCGCACGACCCTGGTGCGCCTGCCCGAGCGCACCGAGATCCCGGTGCTCTGCGACGAACAGCTCGTCGTCGAGTTCTACAGCCGCTGA
- a CDS encoding M14 family zinc carboxypeptidase, with protein MSTRRIWVAGATAAVLTVGLLAAPGSSVAAPPDTAAPAAGPAVKLAAGQTALVRFRLPDEAMLRDLVASGADVAARPRTTLGQVQVDLVVTDQELAALTARGAVATQLIQTASEGSARVAASKRAAGARTLAADTLQFLQSYWWSTEGQTFLAVQVATTATDDPDVEITVTWKTADGTTGSFPLSRFEDSGEYQYHVALPQPVPAQPVTVTASSSLGGTTRAIRPSAWPGAAPPPLPAGYQKDFIAAYMTPTDIQARIKRLARQYPALVDVIDLPNKTQGYRRTATAYLGDPAVTAVVVESVKFGDQKMNGVQVKTVDPGRRNRPLNATYKDRVLTVSLATDSTGAVISTTDQVAAFISARYPQVFRAFVEDGSAGQVMPVAGPARLDDGLDGSEVSKKPWTVQAMRIGSVRDGSKIGVMAYSQEHAREWATPLVTLEFAERLLANYATDAETKSLLDNVDVFVLPMVNPDGANYSFNDYNFQRKNLVNHCTGAQRDPRLANSWGVDINRNYTVGSYFDGYVGGSANCLSGTYSGTAELSEAESRNVIALASAHPNIKFAMNVHSYGGYFMWPPGAYKADGRITLPRPSIEESAYFMESAKRIIGAIRSSRGTVTWPSYTGPVADVLYSAAGNSADQLYYELGILAWDFEVGNDLWNAETQEWEGVGFQPPYEEAHAESQEYAAGLVELVRVARDLSAEGAVQP; from the coding sequence ATGTCAACCAGACGGATCTGGGTGGCCGGCGCCACCGCAGCCGTTCTGACCGTCGGGCTGCTCGCCGCACCAGGGTCGAGCGTCGCCGCCCCGCCCGACACCGCCGCACCCGCCGCCGGTCCCGCCGTCAAGCTGGCCGCCGGCCAGACCGCGCTCGTCCGGTTCCGCCTTCCCGACGAGGCGATGCTGCGCGACCTGGTCGCCAGCGGCGCCGACGTCGCCGCCCGGCCGCGCACCACGCTCGGCCAGGTCCAGGTCGACCTGGTCGTCACCGACCAGGAACTGGCCGCGCTGACCGCCCGCGGCGCCGTGGCCACCCAGCTCATCCAGACCGCGTCCGAGGGTTCCGCCCGGGTCGCGGCCAGCAAGCGCGCCGCCGGCGCCCGCACGCTCGCCGCCGACACCCTCCAGTTCCTCCAGTCCTACTGGTGGAGCACCGAGGGCCAGACCTTCCTCGCCGTGCAGGTCGCGACGACGGCGACCGACGACCCCGACGTCGAGATCACCGTGACGTGGAAGACGGCCGACGGCACCACCGGATCCTTCCCCCTCTCCCGGTTCGAGGACTCGGGCGAATACCAGTACCACGTCGCCCTCCCCCAGCCCGTGCCCGCGCAGCCGGTGACCGTCACCGCGAGCTCCAGCCTGGGCGGCACCACCCGGGCCATCCGGCCGAGCGCCTGGCCCGGCGCGGCGCCGCCGCCCCTGCCCGCCGGCTACCAGAAGGACTTCATCGCCGCCTACATGACGCCGACCGACATCCAGGCGCGGATCAAGCGGCTCGCGCGGCAGTACCCGGCGCTGGTCGACGTCATCGACCTGCCCAACAAGACCCAGGGCTACCGGCGCACCGCGACCGCGTACCTCGGTGACCCGGCCGTCACCGCCGTCGTGGTCGAGTCGGTCAAGTTCGGCGACCAGAAGATGAACGGCGTCCAGGTCAAGACCGTCGACCCGGGGCGGCGGAACCGGCCGCTGAACGCCACGTACAAGGACCGGGTCCTGACCGTCTCGCTGGCCACCGACAGCACCGGCGCGGTGATCAGCACGACCGACCAGGTCGCCGCGTTCATCAGCGCGCGCTACCCGCAGGTGTTCCGGGCGTTCGTCGAGGACGGCTCGGCCGGCCAGGTCATGCCGGTCGCCGGCCCGGCGCGGCTCGACGACGGTCTCGACGGCAGCGAGGTGTCCAAGAAGCCGTGGACGGTGCAGGCCATGCGCATCGGGTCGGTCCGCGACGGCTCCAAGATCGGCGTCATGGCGTACTCGCAGGAGCACGCCCGTGAATGGGCCACGCCGCTGGTGACCCTGGAGTTCGCGGAGCGCCTGCTGGCCAACTACGCGACCGATGCGGAGACGAAGTCGTTGCTGGACAACGTCGACGTGTTCGTGCTGCCGATGGTCAACCCGGACGGCGCGAACTACTCGTTCAACGACTACAACTTCCAGCGCAAGAACCTGGTCAACCACTGCACGGGCGCGCAACGCGACCCGCGGCTGGCCAACTCGTGGGGCGTCGACATCAACCGCAACTACACGGTCGGCTCCTACTTCGACGGGTACGTGGGCGGCAGCGCGAACTGCCTGTCGGGCACCTACTCCGGCACGGCGGAGCTGTCCGAGGCGGAGAGCCGCAACGTCATCGCCCTGGCGTCGGCGCATCCGAACATCAAGTTCGCGATGAACGTGCACAGCTACGGTGGCTACTTCATGTGGCCGCCGGGGGCCTACAAGGCGGACGGCCGCATCACGCTGCCGCGTCCGTCCATCGAGGAGTCCGCGTACTTCATGGAGAGCGCCAAGCGCATCATCGGCGCCATCCGCAGCTCGCGCGGCACGGTCACCTGGCCGTCGTACACCGGGCCGGTCGCCGACGTGCTCTATTCCGCGGCCGGCAACTCGGCCGACCAGCTCTACTACGAGCTGGGCATCCTGGCCTGGGACTTCGAGGTCGGCAACGACCTGTGGAACGCGGAGACCCAGGAGTGGGAGGGCGTCGGCTTCCAGCCGCCTTACGAGGAAGCCCACGCGGAGTCGCAGGAGTACGCGGCCGGCCTGGTCGAGCTGGTCCGGGTCGCCCGCGACCTCAGCGCCGAGGGCGCCGTCCAGCCGTAA
- a CDS encoding endonuclease/exonuclease/phosphatase family protein — translation MASRRWFLLVAWLLAAAALLGGSVTPTERAVRLLQLNLCASGQAGCYTGRSIDEAARVIRATRPDVVTLNEICEGDIATLGAVLGEVHGEPVASGFRAAPDRPSGGPTICGRNGQPYGIGLVARRPAVPHEVVGGAYPVQDPVDPEERVWLCLLAAVDVCTTHLAGFDPQAALHQCQHLFGVTLPALHRRAGYHPTIVAGDLNLRYGAPPDLRDCMPAGYRWLGDGGLQHVLATTDLAEPTMRAVDLARSTDHPGLLVTVGLTGPT, via the coding sequence ATGGCGTCCCGGCGGTGGTTCCTGCTCGTCGCCTGGCTGCTCGCGGCCGCGGCGCTGCTCGGCGGTTCGGTGACGCCCACCGAACGGGCCGTGCGGCTGCTCCAGCTCAACCTGTGCGCCAGCGGGCAGGCCGGTTGCTACACCGGCCGGTCGATCGACGAGGCCGCTCGGGTCATCCGGGCCACCCGGCCCGACGTGGTCACGCTCAACGAGATCTGCGAGGGCGACATCGCGACCCTCGGCGCGGTGCTCGGCGAGGTGCACGGTGAGCCGGTCGCGTCCGGGTTCCGGGCGGCGCCCGACCGGCCCTCGGGCGGTCCGACGATCTGCGGGCGCAACGGCCAGCCGTACGGGATCGGCCTCGTCGCCCGCCGCCCGGCAGTGCCGCACGAGGTGGTCGGCGGCGCCTATCCCGTGCAGGACCCGGTCGACCCGGAGGAACGGGTCTGGCTCTGCCTGCTCGCCGCCGTCGACGTCTGCACCACCCACCTCGCCGGCTTCGACCCGCAGGCCGCGCTGCACCAGTGCCAGCACCTGTTCGGGGTGACGTTGCCGGCGCTGCACCGGCGGGCCGGCTACCACCCGACGATCGTGGCCGGCGACCTCAACCTGCGCTACGGCGCACCGCCGGACCTGCGGGACTGCATGCCGGCGGGCTACCGGTGGCTCGGCGACGGCGGGCTGCAGCACGTGCTCGCCACCACCGACCTCGCCGAGCCGACCATGCGGGCGGTCGACCTGGCCCGGAGCACCGACCACCCCGGGCTGCTGGTCACCGTGGGCCTGACCGGGCCGACCTGA
- a CDS encoding DUF202 domain-containing protein, with protein sequence MTRPGLQTERTALAWTRTAAVALVTGVLLARLGLHGGAPLPFVGAAAAGALAVLAGWRRRRRVVTATTAVRPRALLVFTGLATACGVLAVAGVLAAA encoded by the coding sequence GTGACCCGACCCGGTCTGCAGACCGAGCGCACCGCACTGGCGTGGACGCGCACCGCCGCGGTCGCGCTGGTCACCGGCGTCCTGCTCGCCCGCCTCGGCCTGCACGGAGGCGCGCCACTGCCGTTCGTGGGAGCGGCGGCCGCCGGCGCGCTCGCGGTGCTGGCCGGCTGGCGACGGCGGCGCCGGGTGGTCACCGCCACGACGGCGGTCCGGCCCCGGGCGCTGCTCGTGTTCACCGGCCTGGCGACGGCCTGTGGCGTGTTGGCCGTCGCCGGGGTACTCGCCGCCGCCTGA
- a CDS encoding DUF202 domain-containing protein: MAEPRWQREGAEPDYRFSLANERTFLAWIRTALALLAGAIAVIQFLPSSALSGLRTAFAAVLAIGGTLLPVVAYRRWSAVQRAMRNDRPLPFTPLLAVVSGVVGLLGAGLVVLAVVS; the protein is encoded by the coding sequence GTGGCTGAACCACGCTGGCAGCGGGAGGGCGCGGAGCCCGACTACCGGTTCTCGCTGGCCAACGAGCGCACCTTCCTGGCCTGGATCCGGACGGCGCTGGCGCTGCTGGCCGGCGCGATCGCGGTCATCCAGTTCCTGCCGAGCTCGGCCCTCTCGGGGTTGCGGACAGCCTTCGCCGCCGTGCTGGCGATCGGCGGCACGCTGCTGCCGGTGGTCGCCTACCGGCGGTGGTCGGCGGTCCAGCGGGCGATGCGCAACGACCGGCCGCTGCCGTTCACTCCGCTGCTGGCCGTGGTGTCCGGTGTCGTCGGCCTGCTCGGCGCGGGCCTGGTGGTGCTCGCGGTGGTGTCGTGA
- a CDS encoding formylglycine-generating enzyme family protein, translated as MARIPAGAFWMGSDDEDTFADDGEGPVREVEVAAFRIDPKAVTNAQFAAFVKATGHVTDAERFGWSYVFHAFVRGEAAHRVLDGQVPGAPWWLPVEGAAWRTPEGPGSDVARRSNHPVVHVSWQDASAYAAWAGKRLPTEAEWEKAARGGLERATFPWGDEFTPRGQHRCNTWQGTFPRHNTGADGHLGTAPANAFRPNGYGLYNTSGNVWEWCADWFSADWHAPASDATRRDPTGPPDGATRVMRGGSYLCHESYCNRYRVSARTSSTPDSTTGHAGFRCAIDEPDRAGG; from the coding sequence ATGGCGCGCATCCCGGCCGGCGCGTTCTGGATGGGCAGCGACGACGAGGACACGTTCGCGGACGACGGGGAAGGGCCGGTCCGCGAGGTCGAGGTCGCGGCCTTCCGGATCGATCCCAAGGCGGTGACCAACGCCCAGTTCGCCGCGTTCGTCAAGGCGACCGGGCACGTCACCGACGCGGAGCGGTTCGGGTGGTCGTACGTCTTCCACGCGTTCGTCCGGGGCGAGGCGGCGCACCGCGTGCTCGACGGGCAGGTCCCGGGCGCGCCGTGGTGGCTGCCGGTCGAGGGCGCGGCGTGGCGGACGCCCGAGGGACCCGGCTCCGACGTCGCGCGCCGGTCCAACCACCCGGTGGTGCACGTGTCGTGGCAGGACGCGAGCGCCTACGCGGCCTGGGCCGGCAAGCGGCTGCCGACCGAGGCCGAGTGGGAGAAGGCGGCCCGCGGTGGGCTCGAGCGGGCCACCTTCCCGTGGGGCGACGAGTTCACGCCTCGCGGGCAGCACCGCTGCAACACCTGGCAGGGCACGTTTCCCCGGCACAACACCGGCGCCGACGGCCATCTCGGCACCGCGCCCGCCAACGCCTTCCGTCCCAACGGGTACGGCCTCTACAACACCTCCGGCAACGTCTGGGAGTGGTGCGCCGACTGGTTCAGCGCGGACTGGCACGCGCCGGCATCCGACGCCACCCGGCGCGACCCGACCGGCCCGCCCGACGGCGCCACCCGGGTGATGCGCGGCGGCTCCTACCTCTGCCACGAGTCCTACTGCAACCGCTACCGGGTCTCGGCGCGGACGTCGTCCACACCGGACAGCACGACCGGGCACGCCGGCTTCCGGTGCGCCATCGACGAACCGGACCGCGCGGGTGGCTGA
- a CDS encoding arylsulfatase: protein MTRPNILVVLADDMGWGDLGCYGSTIPTPHIDALAAGGARATDAHSASAVCTPSRYALMTGRYAWRGPLKNFVLMGHGPALIEPDRPTLASVLRDAGYATGAFGKWHLGLGWRHRDGSVRDAFAPGATLHDDVETDFGHDIDYTAPVSGGPTALGFDRFFGIAGSLDMPPYAFIDQDRTVGVPDREKQVYLTEQRPGLEAPGFREDEADVRFVGEAVRWLSTVSTDQPFLCYVTPSAPHRPNVPPDVVRGHSGLGDRADGVCLVDWAVGQLVAAIDARGQRDNTLVIVTSDNGAPTIFTDDGDVSAHRPNGDWRGQKGDLWDGGHREPFVAHWPGRIPAGAVLDAPVCLTDVLPTVAAAAGVSLPGGAAEDGVDLLGALTGQAAPPPADRPIVHHSLGGRFALRAGRWKAVFAEGSGGGFSEPSIDALFASGSGKAHANPPWDADHPTGQLYDVHADPFETTDRWADEPEVVAGLYDQLREICRDESSGLPFDVKVPS from the coding sequence GTGACTCGACCCAACATCCTGGTCGTGCTGGCCGACGACATGGGCTGGGGTGACCTCGGCTGCTACGGGTCCACCATCCCGACACCGCACATCGACGCGCTGGCCGCCGGCGGTGCGCGGGCAACGGACGCGCACTCGGCGTCCGCGGTCTGCACGCCCAGCCGGTACGCGCTGATGACGGGGCGCTACGCCTGGCGCGGGCCGCTCAAGAACTTCGTGCTGATGGGGCACGGCCCGGCGTTGATCGAGCCCGACCGGCCCACGCTGGCATCGGTGCTGCGGGACGCCGGCTACGCCACCGGCGCGTTCGGCAAATGGCATCTGGGACTCGGTTGGCGGCACCGGGACGGGTCGGTCCGCGACGCGTTCGCGCCCGGCGCGACCCTGCACGACGACGTGGAGACCGACTTCGGGCACGACATCGACTACACGGCGCCGGTCAGCGGCGGCCCGACCGCGCTGGGCTTCGACCGGTTCTTCGGCATCGCCGGGTCGCTCGACATGCCGCCGTACGCCTTCATCGACCAGGATCGCACCGTCGGCGTGCCCGATCGGGAGAAGCAGGTCTACCTGACCGAGCAGCGACCCGGGCTCGAGGCGCCCGGTTTCCGGGAGGACGAGGCGGATGTCCGGTTCGTCGGTGAGGCGGTGCGGTGGCTGTCGACCGTGTCGACCGACCAACCGTTCCTCTGCTACGTCACGCCGTCGGCCCCGCACCGGCCCAACGTCCCGCCCGACGTGGTGCGCGGGCACTCCGGGCTGGGCGACCGGGCCGATGGCGTCTGCCTGGTCGACTGGGCGGTCGGGCAGCTGGTCGCCGCCATCGACGCCCGTGGTCAGCGCGACAATACGCTGGTGATCGTGACCAGCGACAACGGCGCACCGACGATCTTCACCGACGACGGTGACGTCTCGGCACACCGGCCCAACGGCGACTGGCGGGGGCAGAAGGGCGACCTCTGGGACGGCGGCCACCGCGAGCCGTTCGTGGCGCACTGGCCCGGCCGCATCCCGGCCGGCGCCGTCCTCGACGCGCCCGTCTGCCTGACCGACGTGCTGCCGACGGTCGCGGCCGCGGCCGGCGTGTCGCTGCCGGGCGGCGCGGCCGAGGATGGCGTCGACCTTCTCGGCGCCCTCACCGGCCAGGCCGCTCCCCCGCCCGCCGACCGCCCGATCGTGCACCACAGCCTCGGCGGCCGGTTCGCGCTGCGGGCGGGCCGGTGGAAGGCGGTGTTCGCGGAGGGTTCCGGCGGCGGCTTCTCCGAGCCGTCGATCGACGCGCTGTTCGCCTCGGGCTCCGGAAAGGCCCACGCCAACCCGCCGTGGGACGCCGACCACCCGACCGGCCAGCTCTACGACGTGCACGCCGACCCCTTCGAGACGACCGACCGGTGGGCCGACGAGCCCGAGGTGGTCGCCGGGCTCTACGACCAGCTGCGGGAGATCTGCCGCGACGAGAGCAGTGGCCTGCCGTTCGACGTCAAGGTGCCGTCTTGA
- a CDS encoding sulfatase has translation MSRPNIILIISDQLRRQALGCYGDPNVSTPHIDALAAAGTRFDAASSTYPVCVPYRFTLMTGEYAHTRFIPSIEWRMSPAERTLADELNDAGYATALFGKWHLYGNFGHYPGHNVVKASRTPVPRPFQGRFERFGGFDICNDPWDTYFWNEDDPTPHKIEGFQTDGLFDLAIEHLGAVGDRPFATVLSVEPPHPIFTAPESYVERWRDRELVLRDNVELGKDYNKRGPHGRDLLDDLRVYYAMIENLDDNVGRLVAALRANGQLDNTVIALTADHGELLGSHGLLAKQRPWEESLGIPLIVSGAGTPASVVGDPVCTEDLFPTLLGLAGVTPRDPKPGIDLSPLVRGESSSVDREGVLLEFVAEMRPGLPFHDETWRGIRTRRYKYTVLGDAHGGRPWQFFDLENDPCELTNLVDDPAHADEVARHHALLRDRLAQTYDHYVLAPAFGAAGLNEWDPEAKHQRRFG, from the coding sequence GTGAGCCGGCCCAACATCATCCTCATCATCTCGGACCAGCTCCGGCGGCAGGCGCTCGGCTGCTACGGCGACCCCAACGTCAGCACACCGCACATCGACGCGCTGGCGGCCGCGGGCACGCGGTTCGATGCCGCGTCCTCCACCTATCCGGTCTGCGTCCCCTACCGGTTCACGCTGATGACCGGGGAGTACGCGCACACGCGGTTCATCCCGTCGATCGAGTGGCGGATGTCGCCGGCCGAGCGGACCCTCGCCGACGAGCTCAACGACGCCGGCTACGCCACCGCGCTGTTCGGCAAGTGGCACCTCTACGGCAACTTCGGCCACTATCCGGGCCACAACGTCGTCAAGGCGTCGCGTACGCCCGTCCCCCGGCCGTTCCAGGGCCGGTTCGAGCGGTTCGGCGGCTTCGACATCTGCAACGACCCGTGGGACACCTACTTCTGGAACGAGGACGACCCGACACCCCACAAGATCGAGGGGTTCCAGACCGACGGGCTCTTCGACCTGGCCATCGAACATCTGGGCGCGGTCGGCGACCGCCCGTTCGCCACCGTGCTGTCGGTCGAGCCGCCGCACCCGATCTTCACCGCGCCGGAGTCATATGTCGAGCGTTGGCGCGACCGGGAGCTGGTCCTGCGCGACAACGTCGAGCTCGGCAAGGACTACAACAAGCGGGGACCGCACGGCCGGGACCTGCTCGACGACCTGCGCGTCTACTACGCGATGATCGAGAACCTCGACGACAACGTCGGTCGGCTGGTGGCCGCCTTGCGCGCCAACGGTCAGCTCGACAACACCGTCATCGCGCTGACCGCCGACCACGGCGAGCTGCTCGGCTCCCACGGCCTGCTGGCCAAGCAGCGGCCGTGGGAGGAGTCGCTCGGCATCCCGCTGATCGTCTCCGGCGCCGGCACGCCCGCGTCCGTGGTCGGTGACCCGGTCTGCACCGAGGACCTCTTCCCGACCCTGCTGGGCCTGGCCGGCGTGACGCCCCGGGACCCGAAGCCGGGCATCGACCTGAGCCCGCTGGTGCGCGGCGAGAGCTCCTCCGTCGACCGGGAGGGCGTGCTGCTCGAGTTCGTGGCCGAGATGCGGCCCGGGTTGCCGTTCCACGACGAGACGTGGCGGGGCATCCGGACGCGCCGCTACAAGTACACGGTGCTCGGCGACGCGCACGGCGGCCGGCCCTGGCAGTTCTTCGACCTCGAGAACGACCCGTGCGAGCTGACCAACCTGGTCGACGACCCGGCGCACGCGGATGAGGTGGCGCGGCACCACGCGCTGCTGCGGGACCGCCTGGCGCAGACCTACGACCACTACGTGCTGGCGCCGGCCTTCGGTGCCGCGGGCCTCAACGAGTGGGACCCGGAAGCCAAACACCAACGCCGATTCGGCTGA
- a CDS encoding carbohydrate ABC transporter permease: MSATTLQRPASPGVAPPAPRRRRFGLQGGTYYLILIVLALFAVGPLVAVLFNAFKNNAEIGSNPLAPPTSFTLDNFTTAWTQGDFATTMRNSLIICAGSVLGTCVIAGLAAFALSQLNVPGGGAVIGYLFLGSALPVQLFLVPLFFLWTQLHLTDNLFGLIIIYWATDAPFATLLLRSFLLKIPKDFTEAARLDGASSLQIAWRVVLPLAWPGFLTVALIVALWSWNEFFWAITFIHTPELRPVSTSFLAFQDQNSTDWGLTSAAAIFMMAPVVLLFLALQRKFVSGLTSGGIK, translated from the coding sequence ATGAGCGCCACGACTCTCCAACGACCGGCTTCGCCCGGTGTGGCGCCGCCCGCGCCGCGTCGCCGCCGGTTCGGACTGCAGGGCGGCACGTACTACCTGATCCTGATCGTGCTCGCGCTGTTCGCGGTCGGGCCGCTGGTCGCCGTGCTGTTCAACGCGTTCAAGAACAACGCGGAGATCGGCAGCAACCCGCTGGCGCCGCCCACCTCGTTCACGCTCGACAACTTCACCACCGCGTGGACCCAGGGCGACTTCGCCACGACCATGCGCAACAGCCTGATCATCTGCGCGGGGTCGGTGCTCGGCACGTGCGTCATCGCCGGGCTGGCGGCGTTCGCGCTGAGCCAGCTCAACGTGCCGGGTGGCGGCGCGGTCATCGGCTACCTGTTCCTCGGCAGCGCGCTGCCCGTCCAACTGTTCCTGGTGCCGCTGTTCTTCCTCTGGACCCAGCTGCACCTGACCGACAACCTGTTCGGCCTGATCATCATCTACTGGGCCACTGACGCGCCGTTCGCGACGCTGCTGCTGCGGTCGTTCCTGCTGAAGATTCCCAAGGACTTCACCGAGGCGGCCCGGCTGGACGGCGCGTCCAGCCTGCAGATCGCCTGGCGGGTCGTGCTGCCGTTGGCCTGGCCGGGCTTCCTGACCGTCGCGCTGATCGTGGCGCTGTGGTCCTGGAACGAGTTCTTCTGGGCGATCACGTTCATCCACACGCCCGAGCTGCGGCCGGTGTCGACCAGCTTCCTCGCCTTCCAGGACCAGAACTCCACCGACTGGGGCCTGACCAGCGCGGCAGCGATCTTCATGATGGCGCCCGTCGTGCTGCTGTTCCTGGCCCTGCAGCGCAAGTTCGTCAGCGGCCTGACCTCTGGAGGCATCAAGTGA